A portion of the Pirellulales bacterium genome contains these proteins:
- a CDS encoding class I SAM-dependent methyltransferase has translation MLSGDLGRLLDELSFARCASCASLVAIDGRRDPELLEEVYRTLPDSYWSRLNPQTNFGRVIDRHLSQRRDGGDLWDIGCGSGHLLESLENRWTKHGIEPGIRAVALANQRGLEVQAGTAGALGLNRVADAALMIDVVEHLADPVTELRAVAEMLRPGGVLIVFTGAADAWTARVAGSLWYYLHCIGHVSVFSRVGLVAMLIKLGFTNVQTHRVEHPGGVGTAKWLRRIGGNGMRRVLGRPPAAMHYYRDHQLVVASKPR, from the coding sequence ATGTTGTCCGGGGACTTGGGGCGACTGCTCGATGAACTCAGCTTTGCACGGTGTGCGTCCTGCGCTTCGCTCGTTGCAATCGACGGCCGCCGCGACCCGGAACTGCTGGAGGAGGTTTATCGCACCTTGCCGGATTCCTATTGGTCTCGATTGAACCCGCAGACCAACTTCGGTCGCGTCATCGATCGACATTTGTCGCAGAGGCGCGACGGCGGCGACTTGTGGGACATCGGCTGCGGCTCCGGACACCTCTTGGAAAGCTTAGAGAATCGTTGGACGAAACACGGGATCGAGCCGGGTATTCGCGCCGTCGCACTGGCAAACCAGAGAGGCTTGGAGGTTCAGGCGGGAACGGCCGGGGCGTTGGGACTGAATCGGGTGGCCGACGCCGCATTGATGATCGACGTTGTCGAGCACTTGGCCGATCCCGTGACGGAATTGCGGGCCGTGGCTGAGATGCTTCGTCCTGGCGGCGTGCTCATCGTGTTTACCGGCGCCGCCGATGCCTGGACCGCGAGAGTTGCTGGATCGCTCTGGTATTACCTCCATTGCATTGGCCATGTCAGCGTGTTCAGTCGAGTCGGACTTGTCGCGATGTTGATAAAACTCGGGTTCACGAACGTGCAAACCCATCGCGTCGAGCATCCCGGCGGGGTTGGCACGGCGAAATGGTTGCGTCGGATTGGCGGCAACGGCATGCGCCGCGTTTTGGGTCGGCCCCCCGCCGCGATGCATTATTACCGAGACCATCAGCTCGTGGTGGCGTCGAAACCGCGATAA
- the neuC gene encoding UDP-N-acetylglucosamine 2-epimerase, giving the protein MSDRNVEDARRKVCVVLVDRANYGRLKPVMQAIRERRGLELQVLAAGTMVLERFDQPVRVVRADGFQIDGEIYIELEGSTPATMAKSVGFGVIEFANEFHRLKPDIVLLIGDRYEALAAAISAAYMNIPIFHLQGGEVSGSIDESARHAITKFAQFHFPSTRRSAEYLIRMGERPDTILGTGCPSSDIARVVSRQLTPEIVNARGNGVEIDVTKPFLLVIFHPTTTEFGGENRQIQTLLSGLDAIRMPTLLLWPNIDAGSDHISKMIRIHRTQSQTPWLRTLTNLAPEDYLKVLSNAACAIGNSSSFVRDASYFGTPVVLVGNRQNGREADVHVSRTPVEMDRIVETIRSKVAHGRYPASTLYGDGCVSRRIAEALEQLTPYRQKQLAYTIEQSIPETS; this is encoded by the coding sequence TTGTCTGATAGAAATGTTGAGGACGCGCGGCGAAAGGTCTGCGTAGTGCTCGTCGATCGCGCCAATTATGGCCGCTTGAAGCCGGTGATGCAGGCGATTCGCGAGCGCCGCGGGCTTGAGCTGCAAGTCTTGGCCGCCGGCACAATGGTGCTTGAGCGTTTCGACCAGCCGGTGCGGGTCGTGCGGGCCGACGGCTTCCAAATCGATGGCGAAATCTACATCGAACTCGAAGGCTCGACCCCGGCGACCATGGCGAAGTCGGTTGGATTCGGGGTAATTGAATTCGCGAACGAGTTTCATCGGCTCAAGCCGGATATTGTGCTCTTGATCGGCGACCGTTACGAGGCATTGGCCGCCGCGATCTCCGCAGCCTACATGAACATCCCGATCTTTCACCTTCAAGGCGGCGAGGTGAGCGGCTCGATCGACGAAAGCGCTCGGCACGCGATTACGAAATTCGCGCAGTTTCATTTCCCTTCCACGCGCCGCTCGGCGGAATACTTGATCCGGATGGGTGAGCGGCCCGACACGATCCTCGGAACGGGATGCCCCAGCAGCGATATCGCTCGCGTTGTCTCGCGCCAGTTGACGCCTGAAATCGTGAACGCCCGCGGCAACGGCGTCGAGATCGACGTAACGAAGCCGTTCTTGCTGGTGATCTTCCATCCGACGACGACCGAATTCGGCGGAGAGAATCGTCAGATTCAGACACTGCTCTCGGGGCTCGACGCGATTCGAATGCCGACATTACTGCTTTGGCCAAACATCGACGCCGGTTCCGATCATATCAGCAAGATGATTCGGATTCATCGGACGCAAAGCCAAACGCCGTGGCTGCGAACACTGACGAACCTAGCGCCAGAGGACTACTTGAAGGTCCTGAGCAACGCCGCTTGCGCGATCGGGAATTCGAGCAGCTTCGTCCGCGATGCGAGCTACTTCGGCACGCCTGTTGTCCTCGTCGGCAATCGGCAGAACGGCCGCGAGGCGGACGTGCATGTCTCCAGGACGCCGGTCGAGATGGATCGGATAGTCGAAACAATTCGGTCGAAGGTTGCTCACGGGCGTTATCCTGCCAGCACATTGTACGGCGATGGTTGCGTTTCGCGCCGGATTGCCGAGGCGCTGGAGCAGTTGACGCCGTACCGACAAAAGCAGTTAGCATACACGATTGAGCAATCAATCCCCGAAACGTCGTAG
- a CDS encoding nucleoside-diphosphate sugar epimerase/dehydratase: MIKSRITPPWYIRRAILVVGVHLAAFAAAYWAAFALKYDFPFPADQTVLFLFTLPGVLVIKSLVFSILGQYRLSWQSVTFSDLASLIKAATISGTAIAIPYFLMESHLKLSYRIPFVDWAMTILILGGLRAFYRLSREEFRFSFSRSSAQKTVIIGANQSGHTLARHLHCEQHPKYRVLGFLDEDTTKHGSLIGGLPVLGPPDRAPQIAVRLDVKELLVISGTLTGKQLRRLMETCAAVDVSLKVIPAFEDLLTGDYSFQIRDVDINDLLRREPVQLSSEEIGTLLADRTVLVTGAGGSIGSEICRQVLRFHPKRLVLVERAENNLFLIEQEIRRSKTDTELFPCIADITDCQRIGQIFAEHEPAVVFHAAAHKHVPMMETNPGEAIKNNILGTKQLVELADEHGVQEFVMISTDKAVNPTSVMGVSKQIAERYVHAFSEVATTKFVVVRFGNVLASAGSVVPIFQEQIRLGGPITVTHPEIERYFMTIPEASQLVLQAAAMGKGGEIFVLDMGESVRIVDLAQDLIRLSGLDPDDIEIVFTGLRPGEKLYEELYFDDEEMLPTPHPKLFVAYHRPYHLTEVNQMIEALKPIVHETTETISRRLRDLIPEYTPPAVEHSGPAAAPPAKPILTNGHSDPSLANGHSATLGSEQATHLD, translated from the coding sequence ATGATCAAAAGTCGCATCACGCCGCCGTGGTATATCCGGCGAGCGATCCTGGTTGTCGGAGTGCATTTGGCCGCGTTCGCGGCCGCTTATTGGGCGGCGTTCGCGCTGAAGTACGACTTCCCGTTCCCGGCCGACCAAACGGTCTTGTTTCTATTCACGCTGCCGGGCGTGCTGGTCATCAAGTCGCTGGTCTTCTCGATACTCGGCCAGTATCGGCTCTCGTGGCAAAGCGTCACGTTTTCCGATCTGGCATCGCTGATCAAAGCGGCGACGATCTCGGGGACGGCGATCGCCATTCCCTATTTCCTAATGGAATCGCACCTCAAACTGAGCTATAGAATCCCGTTCGTCGATTGGGCGATGACGATTTTGATCCTAGGCGGCCTGCGCGCCTTCTATCGTTTGTCGCGAGAGGAATTCCGCTTTTCGTTTTCCAGAAGCAGCGCTCAGAAGACGGTCATTATCGGCGCGAATCAATCCGGGCACACGCTAGCCCGCCATCTCCACTGCGAGCAGCATCCGAAGTATCGCGTGCTGGGCTTCTTGGATGAAGACACGACGAAGCACGGCTCATTGATCGGCGGACTGCCAGTTCTCGGTCCCCCCGACCGGGCGCCGCAAATTGCCGTGCGGCTGGATGTAAAAGAACTGCTCGTTATCTCGGGAACTTTGACGGGCAAGCAGCTTCGGCGGCTGATGGAAACCTGCGCCGCGGTCGATGTGTCGCTCAAGGTGATTCCGGCGTTCGAGGACCTGCTGACCGGCGATTATTCGTTTCAAATTCGCGATGTCGATATCAACGATTTGCTGCGCCGCGAGCCGGTCCAACTCAGCAGCGAAGAGATCGGCACGCTCTTGGCCGACCGCACGGTGCTCGTCACTGGGGCCGGCGGCAGCATCGGTTCGGAAATCTGCCGGCAGGTGCTGCGGTTCCATCCCAAACGGCTCGTGCTGGTCGAACGGGCGGAAAACAACCTGTTCTTGATCGAGCAGGAAATCCGCCGATCGAAGACCGATACCGAGTTGTTTCCTTGCATCGCCGATATCACCGATTGCCAGCGAATCGGCCAGATTTTCGCCGAGCACGAGCCGGCCGTCGTGTTTCATGCCGCGGCGCATAAGCATGTGCCGATGATGGAGACCAACCCCGGCGAGGCGATCAAGAACAACATCCTGGGCACCAAACAATTGGTCGAGCTGGCCGATGAACATGGCGTGCAAGAGTTCGTCATGATTTCGACCGATAAGGCGGTCAATCCGACGAGCGTGATGGGAGTGTCGAAGCAGATCGCCGAGCGCTACGTGCATGCTTTCTCCGAAGTGGCGACGACCAAGTTCGTGGTCGTGCGATTTGGCAACGTGCTGGCTTCCGCGGGGAGCGTGGTGCCAATATTTCAGGAGCAAATTCGCCTCGGCGGTCCGATCACGGTGACGCATCCCGAGATTGAGCGCTATTTCATGACGATTCCCGAGGCCTCGCAACTCGTGCTCCAAGCGGCGGCCATGGGCAAGGGGGGCGAGATCTTCGTGCTCGACATGGGAGAATCCGTCCGAATCGTCGATCTGGCCCAAGACTTGATCCGGCTCTCGGGGCTCGATCCCGACGATATCGAGATTGTTTTCACCGGACTTCGACCCGGCGAGAAGCTCTACGAAGAGCTGTACTTCGACGATGAAGAGATGCTCCCCACGCCGCATCCGAAATTGTTCGTCGCCTATCACCGGCCATACCATCTGACCGAAGTGAACCAGATGATCGAGGCCTTGAAGCCGATTGTCCACGAAACGACGGAAACGATCTCGCGCCGGCTTCGCGACTTGATTCCCGAATATACGCCGCCGGCCGTGGAGCATTCAGGGCCGGCAGCAGCGCCGCCCGCCAAGCCGATCTTGACCAACGGGCACTCCGATCCATCGCTGGCGAACGGGCACTCGGCGACGTTGGGCAGCGAGCAGGCCACCCATCTCGATTGA
- a CDS encoding acylneuraminate cytidylyltransferase family protein: MRILGIIPARGGSKRLPRKNLRLLAGKPLVAWAIEAARGAQRVDRLVVSSDDAEILGLATTYDQRLPLRRPAEFCTDTSPAIDYVLHALRSVEPGEPQRFDAVAIIQPSSPLTLPSDIDATIDLLETSGADSAVTVVEVSHDLHPAKFKVMHENRLLPYFEAEAGRMAVHELPRVFVRNCSVYVARRTAIDAGRIIGDDCRGHVMTRERSIDINDELDLAFAEFLRSGCRPRDAIH, from the coding sequence ATGAGGATTTTGGGCATCATTCCCGCTCGAGGCGGTTCAAAGCGCCTTCCGCGGAAGAACTTACGGCTGCTCGCGGGCAAACCGCTCGTGGCTTGGGCGATCGAAGCGGCGCGCGGAGCGCAGCGCGTCGATCGACTCGTAGTTTCATCCGATGACGCCGAGATTCTGGGCCTTGCCACGACATACGACCAGCGATTGCCACTGCGGCGGCCCGCTGAATTTTGCACCGACACGTCGCCGGCCATCGACTACGTGCTCCATGCGCTCCGCAGCGTTGAGCCGGGCGAACCGCAGCGATTCGACGCCGTCGCGATTATTCAGCCGAGCAGCCCGCTGACGCTGCCGTCGGACATTGATGCGACAATTGATCTGCTTGAAACCTCAGGGGCCGATAGCGCCGTCACTGTCGTGGAAGTCAGCCACGATTTGCACCCGGCGAAGTTCAAAGTCATGCACGAGAATCGTCTATTGCCCTACTTTGAAGCAGAAGCGGGGCGGATGGCGGTCCACGAGTTGCCGCGGGTTTTCGTGCGGAATTGCTCTGTGTACGTGGCCCGCCGAACCGCAATCGACGCCGGGAGAATCATCGGCGATGATTGCCGCGGCCACGTCATGACGCGCGAGCGGTCGATCGATATCAACGATGAATTGGATTTGGCGTTTGCTGAATTCCTTCGGTCAGGGTGCCGCCCCCGGGATGCAATCCATTGA
- a CDS encoding NAD(P)-dependent oxidoreductase, with translation MLTNPKILIAEPLDFSPAALAILRKVGEVELRECRREDLAAAFAAYDVIWFRLAYRIDETMIGSRPRCRILATPVTGLDHIDLAACEAQGVRVVSLRGETEFLKNVRATAELTIGLTFSLLRRIPAAQVAAREGIWDRDQFRGRELFGRTVGIVGMGRLGTLAAGYFKAFGTRVIGYDPRDDYPTEAAERVAQLGELLAEADIVVLLVKYEEATRGLIGTNEFRKMKPGAVLINTSRGGIVNEAALIDALSSGRLAGAALDVLDGEPAIRPDHPVVSYARKHVNVILTPHIGGNTIESFEKTELFLAHKVVAALAGCAAA, from the coding sequence TTGTTGACGAATCCAAAGATACTGATTGCCGAGCCGCTCGATTTTAGTCCCGCGGCATTGGCGATTTTGCGGAAGGTTGGAGAAGTCGAGTTGCGAGAGTGTCGGCGTGAAGATTTGGCTGCCGCATTCGCCGCGTACGACGTGATCTGGTTTCGCTTGGCATATCGGATCGACGAAACAATGATTGGATCGAGGCCGCGCTGCCGTATCCTGGCGACCCCCGTCACCGGACTGGACCATATCGATCTTGCAGCCTGCGAGGCGCAAGGGGTTCGCGTCGTGAGCTTGCGCGGCGAAACCGAGTTTCTCAAAAATGTACGAGCGACGGCGGAACTTACGATCGGTCTCACGTTCAGCCTATTGCGAAGAATCCCCGCCGCCCAGGTTGCGGCCCGGGAGGGGATTTGGGACCGCGATCAATTTCGCGGGCGGGAATTGTTCGGCCGCACGGTCGGGATCGTCGGCATGGGCCGGCTCGGAACTTTGGCCGCCGGTTATTTCAAAGCCTTCGGAACTCGCGTGATCGGCTATGATCCGCGCGATGATTACCCCACAGAGGCTGCAGAGCGCGTGGCGCAACTCGGTGAGTTGCTCGCCGAGGCGGACATCGTCGTGCTGCTGGTGAAATACGAAGAGGCCACGCGGGGCCTGATCGGCACGAATGAGTTTAGAAAGATGAAGCCCGGCGCGGTATTGATCAACACTTCGCGCGGCGGCATCGTGAATGAAGCGGCGCTGATCGACGCACTTTCGTCGGGCCGTCTCGCCGGCGCGGCGCTTGACGTATTGGACGGCGAACCGGCGATTCGCCCCGACCATCCGGTGGTTTCCTACGCTCGCAAGCATGTCAATGTGATTCTCACACCGCATATCGGCGGAAACACGATCGAGTCATTTGAGAAGACAGAGCTTTTCCTGGCGCACAAGGTCGTGGCGGCGCTCGCCGGGTGCGCGGCCGCCTGA
- a CDS encoding transcription termination/antitermination NusG family protein, whose amino-acid sequence MPILAKESDIFPEHLLDATESAGTAADPWWALYTLPRREKELMRRLRGLAIGFYSPIIEQRKRSPQGRIRKSYLPLFAGYVFMHGSDDARHRALTTNCISRCLTVPDHDRLVDDLRQIRRLILANVPLTPESRIQPGTPVRVRSGPLMGVEGVVVRRQNKERLLVSVRFLQQGASALLEDFQVEAI is encoded by the coding sequence ATGCCCATCCTAGCCAAAGAATCCGACATCTTCCCGGAGCATCTGCTCGATGCCACCGAATCGGCCGGCACCGCGGCCGATCCCTGGTGGGCGCTCTACACGCTGCCGCGGCGAGAGAAAGAATTGATGCGACGCTTACGCGGGCTAGCGATTGGCTTTTACTCGCCGATCATCGAGCAACGAAAGCGATCGCCGCAAGGACGGATTCGCAAATCCTATTTGCCGTTGTTCGCGGGCTATGTCTTCATGCATGGCAGCGACGATGCACGGCACCGGGCGCTCACGACCAATTGCATTTCGCGTTGCCTAACGGTTCCCGATCACGACCGCCTCGTTGACGATCTGCGGCAGATTCGCCGGCTCATATTGGCGAATGTCCCGTTGACGCCCGAATCGCGAATTCAGCCCGGCACCCCCGTGCGTGTGCGCAGTGGCCCGCTGATGGGGGTCGAAGGAGTCGTCGTGCGGCGTCAGAATAAGGAGCGGCTGCTCGTTTCCGTACGGTTCTTGCAACAAGGTGCGTCGGCGTTGCTGGAAGATTTTCAAGTGGAAGCGATTTGA
- a CDS encoding DUF1559 domain-containing protein yields the protein MRNSSREWRGFSFGERRGFASRERRGFTLVELLVVISIIGILMALLLPAVQAAREAARRTQCLNNLRQLGLGLANFEAQQGAFPPGLPTCMSPAQAYTAINGSGGGACTCCGPNWAVQVLTQIEQRDLFNSVMICMDALSATQTVCNDCAKAGTATNGTTWTAVGPSVPQTFLCPSSSAEAIAPMNGVGGFTNPIGKGNYAGNWGYSTWQYNASAYPPSPPALPKPTFQPTAAGMFEVVQLSASPVPVGRARVGYRKGVRQADVADGSSHTMIVSEVMGVNSATDNRGAWTWAAMGASYFTAMAAPNAPYNQPADVIPFCDNTVLPPQSPLTGTQGATATAWSAAARSAHPGLVNAAMADGSTQTISDTIDLAIWQAAATRAGHEALQLP from the coding sequence ATGCGGAATTCATCAAGGGAATGGCGCGGATTCTCGTTCGGGGAACGGCGCGGATTTGCGTCCAGGGAACGGCGCGGATTTACATTGGTCGAGCTGCTCGTCGTCATTTCCATCATCGGAATCCTGATGGCCCTGTTGCTCCCCGCCGTTCAGGCGGCGCGCGAAGCGGCGCGGCGCACGCAGTGCCTGAATAATCTGCGGCAACTCGGGCTGGGACTGGCGAATTTTGAGGCGCAACAAGGCGCGTTCCCCCCAGGTCTCCCGACTTGCATGTCCCCCGCCCAAGCTTATACGGCCATCAACGGCAGCGGCGGCGGCGCCTGCACCTGCTGCGGGCCAAATTGGGCCGTCCAGGTTTTGACCCAGATTGAACAGCGCGACTTGTTCAATAGCGTGATGATCTGCATGGATGCGTTAAGCGCAACCCAGACCGTTTGCAACGACTGCGCGAAAGCAGGGACGGCGACGAACGGCACGACTTGGACCGCCGTCGGGCCGTCCGTTCCTCAAACTTTTCTTTGCCCGAGTTCGAGTGCGGAAGCCATCGCACCAATGAATGGCGTCGGTGGATTCACGAATCCGATTGGTAAGGGGAATTACGCTGGCAACTGGGGATATTCGACGTGGCAATACAATGCGTCCGCTTATCCACCTTCACCTCCAGCCTTGCCCAAGCCAACGTTTCAACCGACGGCCGCGGGGATGTTTGAGGTCGTCCAACTTTCCGCAAGCCCGGTTCCCGTTGGCCGCGCGCGAGTCGGATATCGCAAGGGAGTACGACAGGCCGACGTTGCCGATGGTTCGTCGCACACGATGATCGTCTCCGAGGTGATGGGCGTGAATTCGGCGACCGATAATCGCGGCGCGTGGACTTGGGCGGCCATGGGGGCATCGTACTTCACGGCCATGGCGGCCCCCAACGCGCCTTACAATCAGCCAGCAGACGTAATTCCGTTCTGCGACAACACCGTCCTACCGCCGCAGAGTCCACTTACCGGCACGCAGGGAGCGACGGCGACTGCCTGGAGCGCCGCGGCGCGGAGCGCTCACCCCGGGCTGGTCAACGCGGCGATGGCTGACGGCTCGACCCAAACCATCAGCGACACGATCGACTTGGCGATCTGGCAAGCCGCAGCCACTCGCGCAGGCCACGAGGCTCTGCAATTGCCCTAG
- a CDS encoding lipopolysaccharide biosynthesis protein produces MSVEEIKDATAQAVAGAKSVMHDMPPGGINTDVTSAAKSAPGSDGQRRGLVRRVVGGTFNYGLGQSIPKFIQLLLLPVYTRILSPMEYGGISLSIQFGGFIMALMRQGVPGAVARYYYDHDEGPSLRDYVTTVAWYLLGSSLLVALVATMVSPWLLGYLVPGLPLPLAFLAILSGIAYCNGELQSRLVQAREQSSYQARLNVGRASISIVLAILLVVVLRWGALGVLSAEVVSYGVLGLVAIWYLRAELRGHFRRSMLKSSLSYGWGMMPGDFVGNLTPFVTGAVLSGVQTTAANGLFYLALRVTQPLTMLGLAFQTAYNPVYFSVRKEGTVAGLDRLAVTARNVWAAAVAFAIAAALMGPPLVVLVTPGDYHAAAPLVPIFAVGFLGMTAYNLLGPEIFFSKRTWLMPVIVYGSAAIEIAIAVLTVKTYGAAGVAWGSAARMLMSALVAGVISCRLVEIPYSWFSMIRIAVCGAAAYLPTLIIGVTSPFLQLAIGMGGVAVYMALLWLTGDPSVREVLVFVRRQIDKRVSMAA; encoded by the coding sequence TTGAGCGTTGAAGAGATAAAAGACGCGACCGCCCAAGCTGTCGCCGGCGCGAAGTCAGTGATGCATGACATGCCGCCGGGCGGAATAAATACCGACGTCACGAGCGCGGCCAAGTCCGCACCTGGGAGTGATGGACAACGCCGAGGCCTGGTCCGCCGGGTTGTCGGCGGAACATTCAACTACGGTCTCGGTCAATCGATCCCAAAGTTTATCCAGCTCCTGCTGCTGCCAGTCTATACGCGGATCTTATCGCCGATGGAGTACGGGGGGATTTCTCTGTCGATCCAGTTCGGCGGATTTATTATGGCCTTGATGCGGCAGGGAGTGCCGGGAGCAGTCGCGCGATACTACTACGATCACGACGAAGGCCCTTCGCTGCGGGACTATGTTACGACTGTCGCCTGGTACTTGCTGGGTTCTAGCCTGCTCGTTGCGCTGGTCGCGACGATGGTATCTCCTTGGCTCTTGGGCTACCTGGTGCCTGGCCTGCCGCTGCCGCTGGCGTTTTTGGCGATCTTAAGTGGTATCGCGTATTGCAATGGAGAATTGCAGAGTCGACTGGTTCAAGCCCGCGAGCAATCTTCGTATCAAGCCCGACTGAACGTCGGCCGAGCCAGCATCTCGATCGTCTTGGCGATCCTTTTGGTCGTCGTTCTTCGATGGGGCGCGTTAGGAGTCCTTTCGGCGGAAGTGGTGTCGTACGGAGTGCTGGGTTTGGTGGCGATCTGGTATCTCCGCGCGGAACTGCGGGGACATTTTCGCCGGTCGATGCTGAAATCGTCGTTGAGTTACGGTTGGGGGATGATGCCAGGGGATTTTGTCGGCAACCTGACGCCCTTTGTGACCGGCGCGGTTCTGTCTGGGGTCCAAACTACCGCGGCGAACGGCCTGTTTTATCTGGCGCTTCGAGTGACGCAGCCGCTAACGATGTTGGGTCTTGCCTTTCAGACCGCTTACAATCCGGTTTATTTCTCGGTCCGGAAGGAAGGGACCGTCGCCGGACTGGATCGCCTGGCCGTAACGGCGCGCAACGTCTGGGCAGCGGCCGTCGCCTTCGCCATTGCGGCGGCCCTGATGGGACCACCGCTCGTCGTGCTGGTGACCCCGGGCGACTACCACGCGGCGGCGCCATTGGTGCCGATCTTCGCCGTCGGATTCTTGGGCATGACGGCATACAACTTACTCGGCCCGGAGATCTTTTTCAGCAAGCGAACATGGCTCATGCCGGTGATCGTCTATGGTTCGGCGGCTATCGAGATCGCGATCGCCGTGCTTACGGTGAAGACCTACGGTGCGGCAGGCGTGGCCTGGGGCAGTGCGGCTCGGATGTTGATGTCGGCGTTGGTTGCAGGCGTCATTTCATGCCGGTTGGTCGAGATCCCTTATTCGTGGTTCAGCATGATCCGAATTGCCGTTTGCGGTGCGGCGGCATATTTACCGACGCTCATAATTGGCGTGACGAGCCCATTTCTGCAACTAGCAATCGGCATGGGCGGCGTGGCCGTCTACATGGCGCTTCTTTGGTTGACAGGCGATCCGAGCGTCCGAGAAGTATTGGTGTTTGTGCGCCGTCAAATTGACAAGCGCGTTTCAATGGCGGCCTAG
- a CDS encoding N-acetylneuraminate synthase family protein: MLIANALEIEGHSVGIGDPCLIVGEVAQAHDGSLGTAHAYIDAISRAGADAVKFQTHIAAAESTAAEQFRVRFSHQDATRFDYWKRMEFAPEAWRELADHARDMGLIFLSTPFSFAAVDQLQAIDTPAWKVGSGELTNLPFLKRLAGTGRPVILSSGMASWEHLDAAVHLVRGAGAPVAVLQCTTAYPCPPEKIGLNVLAEIRDRYACPVGLSDHSGTIYPGLAAVTLGANLLEVHVVLSRECFGPDVSASVTTAELKQLVDGVRFLEKAVANPLDKDAEAAQLDEIRALFGKSIVAARDLPSGHRLGTDDLALKKPGTGIPAARLNEVIGRRLTVAVTADTLLAENHFV, encoded by the coding sequence ATTCTGATCGCGAACGCTCTGGAAATTGAAGGACATTCCGTCGGCATCGGTGACCCTTGCCTCATCGTCGGCGAAGTAGCCCAAGCGCACGACGGAAGCCTGGGGACAGCCCACGCCTATATCGACGCGATCTCACGAGCCGGCGCCGATGCGGTAAAATTCCAAACGCACATCGCCGCGGCCGAATCGACCGCCGCCGAACAATTCCGCGTCCGCTTTTCTCATCAAGATGCAACGCGATTCGACTATTGGAAGCGAATGGAGTTCGCGCCCGAAGCCTGGCGCGAATTGGCCGATCATGCTCGCGACATGGGGCTTATTTTCCTATCGACACCGTTTTCCTTCGCTGCCGTGGATCAGCTTCAGGCGATCGATACGCCGGCATGGAAAGTGGGATCGGGCGAATTGACGAATCTGCCTTTTCTGAAGCGCCTCGCCGGAACGGGCCGACCGGTGATTCTGTCGAGTGGAATGGCCTCGTGGGAGCATCTCGATGCCGCGGTGCACTTGGTTCGCGGCGCGGGGGCGCCGGTTGCCGTGCTGCAATGTACTACCGCATATCCGTGTCCGCCCGAGAAGATCGGCCTGAATGTGCTCGCTGAAATCCGCGATCGCTACGCATGCCCTGTTGGCCTATCGGATCATTCGGGCACCATCTATCCCGGCCTGGCCGCTGTGACGTTGGGCGCGAATCTGCTCGAGGTCCACGTCGTGTTGTCGCGCGAGTGTTTCGGGCCGGATGTGTCCGCATCGGTGACGACTGCCGAGTTGAAGCAATTAGTCGACGGGGTTCGCTTTCTCGAGAAGGCGGTTGCCAACCCGCTCGACAAGGACGCTGAGGCTGCTCAATTGGACGAGATTCGCGCGCTGTTCGGCAAGAGCATCGTCGCCGCGCGAGACCTGCCCTCCGGGCATCGATTGGGCACGGATGATTTGGCGCTCAAGAAACCCGGCACCGGAATTCCCGCCGCACGGCTCAACGAAGTGATCGGTCGGCGCTTGACCGTCGCGGTGACCGCCGACACCTTGCTCGCGGAGAACCATTTTGTCTGA